One region of Bosea sp. 29B genomic DNA includes:
- a CDS encoding branched-chain amino acid ABC transporter permease: protein MLDMILSQAVNGLVLGFLYVLIAVGLSIIFGLLGIVNFAHGAFFALGAYVALVLAREFGWWAALLAPFVTGALGMLVEIVLIRHLYGKEPLLGLILTFALALLFEAVLRLIFGGAPLPFSAPRFLSGFVEYGPVLLTKYRMFVLLVTVAALVAFWAFLTYTPFGRIIRAGSRDAEMVGLLGINLPVVFSFVFGIGCLLAGLAGLLAAPLWTVTPTMAASAIMPAFVIVTIGGLGSYAGAIVAGLLVGITIAMTIQFQPEWAGAAMYVLMAAILLVRPRGLFGEKWERFE, encoded by the coding sequence ATGCTCGATATGATCCTGTCCCAGGCCGTGAACGGCCTGGTGTTGGGCTTCCTCTATGTCCTGATCGCCGTCGGCCTCTCGATCATCTTCGGGCTGCTCGGCATCGTGAACTTCGCCCATGGCGCCTTCTTCGCGCTCGGCGCCTATGTCGCCCTGGTGCTGGCGCGCGAATTCGGCTGGTGGGCGGCGCTGCTCGCACCCTTCGTCACCGGCGCGCTCGGCATGCTGGTCGAGATCGTGCTGATCCGCCATCTCTACGGCAAGGAGCCGCTGCTCGGGCTGATCCTGACCTTTGCGCTGGCGCTGCTCTTCGAGGCGGTGCTGCGCCTGATCTTCGGCGGGGCGCCGCTGCCGTTCAGCGCGCCGCGCTTCCTCTCCGGCTTCGTCGAATATGGGCCGGTCCTTTTGACCAAGTACCGGATGTTCGTGCTCCTGGTGACGGTCGCCGCCCTCGTCGCCTTCTGGGCCTTCCTGACCTACACGCCCTTCGGCCGGATCATCCGGGCCGGCTCGCGCGATGCCGAGATGGTCGGCCTGCTCGGCATCAACCTGCCGGTGGTGTTCAGCTTCGTCTTCGGCATCGGCTGCCTGCTCGCCGGGCTGGCTGGACTGCTCGCAGCGCCGCTATGGACAGTGACGCCGACGATGGCGGCGAGCGCGATCATGCCCGCCTTCGTCATCGTCACGATCGGCGGGCTCGGCTCCTATGCCGGCGCGATCGTCGCCGGCCTGCTGGTCGGCATCACCATCGCCATGACCATCCAGTTCCAGCCGGAATGGGCGGGGGCGGCGATGTATGTGCTGATGGCTGCGATCCTGCTCGTGCGCCCCCGTGGCCTCTTCGGTGAAAAATGGGAGCGCTTCGAATGA
- a CDS encoding branched-chain amino acid ABC transporter ATP-binding protein/permease, with the protein MNVRSFLAHPALWAGLVLSGLTLLWLGLGAPIGLITQIAIYTLYGMGVNLLVGYTGLVPFGASVFFGCASYAAAFFVLGRISNDVFGLVLAVLFSLALALGLGALILRRKGLYFSLLTLACSQIAFEIAFKWTAVTGGENGLQGVARASFPSDLSFHLFVLAAVVAGICLLWRLVHSPFGRALQAVRDNEQRARSLGFNVYLLRLGSFVVMAGFVGFSGALLTFLLQGVYANNLSWQHAGDALLMTVLGGVHHFLGPLWGAITFIVLENRLSAITENWWLIFAPVLILFALLSPEGIQGLAQRILGKQRWTLTRNSIPPRPALIEPYVSAAQQMDPDKPILETRKLSKQFGSLVTAREIDLQVKPFVLHSIIGPNGAGKTTFYNMLTGVLPPTSGEVFFEGNEVTRLPMHARARLGMGRSFQILSIFPNLSVFENVRIAVQAQRIGARGLLRDAHADAAINTRTWSILDAVGLADQAAELAQDLPHGAKRLLEIGVTLAIEAKLLLLDEPLAGLAEADRIVVADLIRKLAQRHAVLLIEHDIDRVLAISDRISVLHQGRMIADGKPAEVARNPEVIAAYLGAAKDGERASAPAVARRAGATSPVLLDAKGIAVGYGGSTVLSGVDLAIREGEAVALLGRNGVGKTTTLRALTGSLPLDAGSISFAGTDLRKLRPFEINRLGISLVPEGRRLFPNLTVTENLLLAQRPGGITLDEAFALFPRLRTRQAAKAENLSGGERQMVAIARALMVPSKLVLLDEPFEGLAPAVVNEVMEALVKLRGRVAMVIVEHHAELVLPIVDRAYVLVNGQVAFAGDAAQLEHDEALQARLLGVVETQDTRAA; encoded by the coding sequence ATGAACGTCCGCAGCTTCCTTGCGCATCCCGCCCTCTGGGCCGGGCTCGTCCTGTCCGGCCTGACGCTGCTCTGGCTCGGCCTCGGTGCGCCGATAGGGCTGATCACCCAGATCGCGATCTATACGCTCTACGGCATGGGCGTGAACCTGCTCGTTGGCTATACCGGGCTCGTCCCCTTCGGCGCCTCGGTCTTCTTCGGCTGCGCCAGCTATGCCGCCGCCTTCTTCGTGCTCGGGCGGATCAGCAACGATGTCTTCGGCCTCGTGCTCGCCGTGCTGTTCTCGCTCGCGCTCGCCCTCGGGCTCGGAGCGCTGATCCTGCGCCGTAAAGGCCTCTACTTCTCGCTGTTGACCCTGGCCTGCTCGCAGATCGCCTTCGAGATCGCCTTCAAATGGACGGCGGTCACCGGCGGCGAGAACGGCTTGCAGGGCGTCGCTCGCGCCAGCTTTCCCAGCGACCTCTCCTTCCATCTCTTCGTGCTGGCCGCCGTCGTCGCCGGCATCTGCCTGCTCTGGCGCCTGGTGCATTCGCCCTTCGGCCGGGCGCTCCAGGCCGTCCGCGACAATGAGCAGCGCGCCCGCAGCCTCGGCTTCAACGTCTATCTGCTGCGTCTCGGATCCTTCGTCGTCATGGCCGGCTTCGTCGGCTTCTCCGGCGCGCTGCTGACCTTCCTGCTGCAGGGCGTCTACGCCAACAATCTGAGCTGGCAGCATGCGGGCGATGCGCTGCTGATGACCGTGCTCGGCGGCGTGCATCATTTCCTCGGCCCGCTCTGGGGCGCGATCACCTTCATCGTCCTGGAAAACCGGCTCTCGGCGATCACCGAGAACTGGTGGCTGATCTTCGCCCCGGTCCTGATCCTGTTCGCGCTGCTCTCGCCGGAGGGCATCCAGGGCCTGGCGCAGCGCATCCTGGGCAAGCAGCGCTGGACCCTGACCCGCAACAGCATCCCGCCGCGGCCGGCGCTGATCGAGCCCTATGTCAGCGCCGCCCAGCAGATGGATCCCGACAAGCCGATCCTGGAGACGCGCAAGCTCTCCAAGCAGTTCGGCAGCCTCGTCACAGCCAGGGAGATCGACCTTCAGGTCAAGCCCTTCGTGCTGCACTCGATCATCGGCCCCAACGGCGCCGGCAAGACCACCTTCTACAACATGCTGACCGGCGTACTGCCGCCCACCAGCGGCGAGGTCTTCTTCGAGGGGAACGAAGTCACCCGCCTACCGATGCATGCCCGCGCCCGGCTCGGCATGGGCCGCTCCTTCCAGATCCTCTCGATCTTCCCGAACCTCAGCGTCTTCGAGAATGTCCGCATCGCCGTGCAGGCACAGCGGATCGGCGCCCGCGGCCTGCTGCGCGATGCCCATGCCGACGCAGCGATCAACACCCGGACCTGGTCGATCCTCGACGCCGTCGGCCTCGCCGACCAGGCCGCCGAGCTCGCCCAGGATCTGCCGCATGGCGCCAAGCGCCTGCTCGAGATCGGCGTCACCTTGGCGATCGAGGCCAAGCTGCTGCTGCTCGACGAGCCGCTGGCGGGGCTCGCCGAGGCCGACCGCATCGTCGTCGCCGACCTCATCCGCAAGCTCGCCCAGCGCCATGCCGTGCTGCTGATCGAGCACGACATCGACCGGGTGCTGGCGATCTCGGATCGCATCTCCGTGCTGCATCAGGGCAGGATGATCGCCGACGGCAAGCCGGCCGAGGTCGCGCGCAATCCCGAGGTCATCGCCGCCTACCTCGGCGCCGCCAAGGATGGCGAGCGGGCGTCCGCCCCAGCCGTGGCGCGGCGTGCGGGTGCGACGAGCCCGGTGCTGCTCGACGCCAAGGGCATCGCCGTCGGCTATGGTGGCAGCACCGTGCTCTCCGGCGTCGACCTTGCCATCCGCGAGGGCGAGGCGGTGGCGCTGCTCGGCCGCAACGGCGTCGGCAAGACCACGACGCTGCGCGCGCTGACCGGCAGCCTGCCGCTCGACGCAGGCTCGATCAGCTTCGCCGGCACCGACCTGCGCAAGCTCCGGCCCTTCGAGATCAATCGACTCGGCATCTCGCTGGTGCCGGAGGGGCGGCGGCTCTTCCCGAACCTCACCGTCACCGAGAACCTGCTCCTGGCGCAGCGGCCGGGCGGCATCACGCTGGACGAGGCCTTCGCTCTGTTCCCGCGCCTCAGGACGCGCCAGGCGGCCAAGGCGGAGAACCTCTCCGGCGGCGAGCGCCAGATGGTCGCGATCGCTCGCGCCTTGATGGTGCCGAGCAAGCTCGTCCTGCTCGACGAGCCCTTCGAGGGCCTGGCCCCCGCCGTGGTCAACGAGGTCATGGAGGCGCTGGTGAAGCTGCGCGGCCGCGTCGCCATGGTCATCGTCGAGCACCATGCCGAGCTCGTGCTGCCGATCGTCGACCGCGCCTATGTGCTGGTCAACGGCCAGGTCGCCTTCGCTGGCGACGCCGCCCAGCTTGAGCATGACGAAGCCTTGCAGGCACGGCTTCTCGGCGTCGTCGAAACCCAGGACACTCGCGCGGCCTAG
- a CDS encoding shikimate dehydrogenase, with product MSITITGATRLNVIVGEPIAQVKSPAGMTAAFAARGHDGIVAPVRVAPEHLSTFLGALDHVPNCDGIIVTVPHKFACHRHCASATERGDFLGTVNIMRRRKDGAWHGDIVDGLGFVGAVKANGGELAGKRALLVGAGGAGSAIALALVDAGVRELAIHDADAERRDRLIARLDGRNGAKVRVGSADPTGFELVANASPAGMKPGDPLPVEVDKLAPETFVGCVITVPVVSPLIEAARNRGCQTSTGSDMYQALQSAMVDFLLAGERIG from the coding sequence ATGAGCATCACCATCACCGGCGCGACGCGCCTCAATGTCATCGTCGGCGAGCCGATCGCGCAGGTAAAGTCGCCGGCTGGCATGACCGCCGCCTTCGCCGCGCGCGGCCATGATGGCATCGTCGCGCCCGTGCGCGTTGCGCCCGAGCATCTCTCCACCTTCCTCGGTGCACTCGACCATGTGCCGAACTGCGACGGCATCATCGTCACCGTCCCCCACAAATTCGCCTGCCATCGCCATTGCGCCAGCGCGACCGAGCGGGGCGACTTCCTCGGCACGGTCAACATCATGCGCCGGCGCAAGGATGGCGCCTGGCATGGCGACATCGTCGACGGGCTCGGCTTCGTCGGCGCGGTCAAGGCCAATGGCGGCGAGCTCGCCGGCAAGCGCGCTCTGCTGGTCGGCGCGGGCGGCGCCGGCTCGGCGATCGCACTCGCTTTGGTCGATGCCGGCGTGCGCGAGCTCGCCATCCACGATGCCGACGCCGAGCGCCGCGACCGGCTGATAGCCCGCCTCGACGGCCGCAACGGTGCGAAGGTCCGCGTAGGTTCCGCCGATCCGACCGGGTTCGAGCTCGTCGCCAATGCCTCGCCCGCCGGCATGAAACCGGGCGATCCGCTGCCGGTCGAGGTCGACAAGCTCGCGCCCGAGACCTTCGTCGGCTGCGTCATCACCGTTCCCGTGGTCTCGCCGTTGATCGAGGCGGCCCGCAATCGCGGCTGCCAGACCTCGACCGGCAGCGACATGTACCAGGCGCTGCAGAGCGCCATGGTCGACTTCCTGCTCGCAGGCGAGCGCATCGGCTGA
- a CDS encoding FAD-dependent oxidoreductase yields MFTTLAALPEQTSYDVIVAGSGAAGLAAAVFAAMEGLSVLVVERTEHVGGTSALSAATTWIPNSLHAEKVATGDSFEKAARFLDGVVGNHSSARLREAFLRAGPQAIATLEERSEVHFRPYATHPDYESDVEGSTLRGRALEPIPFDGRRLGADLHRIRPPIPEFTLFGGMMIDRTDIGHLLKLRTSWASFKHAAAILGRYGLDRLSGKRGTRLVMGNALIGSLLLTLKQHGGTVLLNASITELQSGPDGVTGIVVEQGGVARAIATGLGVVLAAGGFNRHPQRRAGMLHSPTPALSPAAPGHTGAMQDLALKLGARFGEGSRDNAYWAPVSTRTRPDGTTAVFPHFVLDRSKPGTLCVDQTGRRFVNESTSYHLFSRAMFEANQTRPTIPCWIITDAESLSRYGLGMVRMGTRDLRPFLADGYLVEGASVAELAGKLSIEPATLADTIARMNDHVRKGVDPEFGRGSTDYHRINGDASRGLPNPTLGPIATAPFYAVKLTPGDIGAATGLVIDENGQVLGEGDRPIGGLYACGNEAQSIMGGTYPGPGITIGPAITFAWCAIRHALGERTPAAERAAE; encoded by the coding sequence GTGTTCACGACACTGGCAGCCTTGCCGGAACAGACATCCTACGACGTCATCGTCGCCGGTTCCGGAGCGGCAGGACTGGCGGCCGCCGTCTTCGCCGCGATGGAGGGCCTCTCGGTGCTGGTCGTCGAGCGCACCGAGCATGTCGGCGGCACCAGCGCCCTGTCAGCAGCCACGACCTGGATCCCGAACTCGCTGCATGCCGAGAAGGTCGCGACCGGCGATTCATTCGAGAAGGCCGCCCGCTTCCTCGATGGCGTCGTCGGCAATCATTCCTCGGCCCGGCTGCGCGAAGCCTTCCTGCGCGCGGGGCCGCAGGCGATCGCCACGCTGGAAGAGCGCAGCGAGGTGCATTTCCGTCCCTACGCCACCCATCCCGACTATGAATCGGATGTCGAGGGCTCGACCTTGCGCGGCCGCGCATTGGAGCCGATCCCGTTCGATGGCCGCCGGCTCGGCGCCGATCTCCACCGCATCCGCCCGCCGATCCCCGAATTCACGTTGTTCGGCGGCATGATGATCGACCGCACCGATATCGGCCATCTGCTCAAGCTCAGGACCTCCTGGGCCTCTTTCAAGCACGCGGCCGCCATCCTCGGCCGCTACGGGCTCGACCGCCTGAGCGGCAAGCGCGGCACTCGCCTTGTCATGGGCAACGCCCTGATCGGCAGCCTGCTGCTGACCCTGAAGCAGCATGGCGGCACCGTCCTGCTCAACGCCTCAATCACTGAGCTGCAGAGCGGGCCCGACGGCGTAACCGGCATCGTTGTCGAGCAGGGCGGCGTGGCACGCGCGATCGCGACCGGCCTCGGCGTCGTGCTCGCCGCCGGCGGCTTCAACCGCCATCCGCAGCGCCGCGCCGGCATGCTCCATAGCCCGACGCCGGCGCTCAGCCCCGCTGCCCCCGGCCATACCGGTGCGATGCAGGACCTGGCACTCAAGCTCGGCGCCCGCTTCGGCGAGGGCAGCCGCGACAACGCTTATTGGGCGCCGGTCTCGACACGGACGCGGCCGGACGGCACCACCGCCGTCTTCCCGCATTTCGTGCTCGACCGCAGCAAGCCCGGCACCCTCTGCGTCGACCAGACCGGCCGGCGCTTCGTCAACGAATCCACCTCCTACCATCTCTTCAGCCGAGCCATGTTCGAGGCGAACCAGACGCGCCCGACCATTCCCTGCTGGATCATCACCGACGCCGAGTCCTTAAGCCGCTATGGGCTCGGCATGGTCAGGATGGGCACGCGTGACCTCCGGCCCTTCCTCGCCGACGGCTATCTCGTCGAAGGCGCGAGCGTGGCGGAACTCGCCGGCAAGCTATCGATCGAACCGGCGACGCTCGCCGACACCATCGCCCGCATGAACGACCATGTCCGCAAAGGCGTCGATCCCGAGTTCGGCCGCGGCAGCACTGATTATCACCGTATCAACGGCGACGCCTCGCGGGGCCTACCCAATCCGACGCTCGGCCCGATCGCGACCGCGCCCTTCTACGCCGTCAAACTGACGCCCGGCGACATCGGCGCAGCAACCGGGCTCGTCATCGACGAGAACGGGCAGGTGCTGGGCGAGGGCGACCGGCCGATCGGCGGGCTCTATGCCTGCGGGAACGAGGCGCAGTCGATCATGGGCGGCACCTATCCCGGTCCCGGCATCACCATCGGCCCGGCCATCACCTTCGCCTGGTGCGCGATCCGCCATGCGCTCGGGGAGCGTACGCCGGCAGCGGAGCGTGCTGCGGAATGA
- a CDS encoding FAD-dependent oxidoreductase: MSSDLPSSCDLLVIGSGAGGLASAVTAAVLGLDVVVIEKERHFGGTTAWSGGWMWLPRNPLARAAGIDEDEETIRTYLRHELGEGYDEAFVTMLLEQGPRMVDFFQRESALDFVDGNLMPDFHGDTPGAGTGGRSLCAKPFDGRELGARLRDLRPPLAEIAPFGMNIASGADLQHFLNATRKLPSFLHVLRRLVRHFIDRASHGRGLHLVNGNALVARLLKSADDLGIALLKDTAAVELLREGERITGAIVERAGQRQTIQARRGVILATGGFPHDLARKSALFPHAPTGREHWSAAPCSNTGDGLRLGEAAGGRVRSDLAHAGAWAPVSLVPKPGGEPGRFPHLVERAKPGALMVRGDGRRFCNEADSYHDVMQALFAATPAGEPAEAWLLCDHAFLRRYGLGRVRPRPFLIRPWLNNGYLRRGATIAELASACGIDAAGLARTLDTYNAAAAEGRDPEFGRGDTPYNRIQGAADNRPNPCVAPLGPGPFYAVRIVPGSLGTFAGLKTDAQGRVLDDHDAPIPGLYAVGNDMSSMMAGRYPAGGITLGPAMTFGYVAAHHAGGIPLANNRS; the protein is encoded by the coding sequence ATGAGCAGTGATCTGCCCAGCTCGTGCGATCTGCTGGTGATCGGCTCCGGCGCCGGCGGACTGGCGAGCGCCGTCACTGCCGCCGTGCTCGGCCTCGACGTCGTCGTGATCGAGAAGGAGCGTCATTTCGGCGGCACCACCGCCTGGTCCGGCGGCTGGATGTGGCTGCCGCGCAATCCGCTCGCCCGTGCCGCCGGGATCGACGAGGACGAGGAGACGATCCGCACCTATCTGCGCCATGAACTCGGCGAGGGTTATGACGAGGCCTTCGTCACCATGCTGCTGGAGCAGGGGCCGCGCATGGTTGACTTCTTCCAGCGCGAGAGCGCGCTCGACTTCGTCGACGGCAACCTGATGCCGGACTTCCACGGCGACACACCCGGCGCCGGCACGGGCGGCCGCTCGCTCTGCGCCAAGCCCTTCGACGGGCGCGAGCTTGGCGCGCGCCTGCGGGATCTGCGCCCGCCACTGGCCGAAATCGCTCCCTTCGGCATGAACATCGCCTCCGGCGCCGATCTCCAGCATTTCCTCAATGCGACGCGCAAGCTTCCCTCCTTCCTGCACGTGCTGCGCCGGCTGGTGCGCCACTTCATTGATCGCGCCAGCCATGGCCGTGGCCTGCATCTGGTCAATGGCAATGCCCTGGTCGCACGCCTGCTCAAATCCGCGGATGATCTCGGCATTGCCCTGCTGAAGGACACCGCAGCGGTGGAATTGCTGCGCGAGGGCGAGCGTATAACCGGTGCGATCGTCGAGCGCGCGGGCCAGCGCCAGACAATCCAGGCGAGACGCGGCGTCATACTCGCCACCGGCGGCTTTCCGCATGATCTCGCCCGCAAGTCGGCACTCTTCCCGCATGCCCCGACCGGCCGCGAGCACTGGTCGGCAGCGCCCTGCAGCAATACCGGCGACGGCCTCAGGCTCGGCGAGGCGGCAGGCGGGCGTGTCCGGAGCGATCTAGCGCATGCCGGCGCCTGGGCGCCGGTCTCGCTGGTGCCGAAGCCGGGTGGCGAGCCCGGCCGCTTTCCGCATCTGGTCGAGCGCGCCAAGCCAGGTGCGCTGATGGTGCGCGGCGACGGCAGACGCTTCTGCAACGAGGCCGATTCCTATCACGACGTGATGCAGGCGCTCTTTGCCGCGACGCCTGCGGGCGAGCCGGCCGAGGCCTGGCTGCTTTGCGATCACGCCTTCCTGCGCCGTTACGGGCTCGGCCGCGTCCGGCCCCGCCCCTTCCTTATCCGGCCCTGGCTGAACAACGGCTATCTCAGGCGCGGTGCGACGATCGCCGAGCTTGCGTCAGCCTGCGGCATCGATGCCGCTGGGCTGGCCCGAACACTCGACACCTACAACGCCGCCGCCGCCGAGGGCCGCGACCCCGAATTCGGCCGCGGCGATACGCCTTACAACCGCATCCAGGGCGCGGCCGACAACCGGCCGAACCCTTGCGTCGCGCCGCTCGGGCCGGGGCCGTTCTATGCGGTCAGGATCGTGCCCGGCAGCCTCGGCACCTTCGCCGGACTGAAGACGGATGCGCAGGGCCGCGTGCTCGATGACCATGATGCGCCGATCCCGGGCCTCTATGCGGTCGGCAACGACATGTCGAGCATGATGGCCGGCCGCTATCCGGCCGGGGGCATCACCCTCGGCCCGGCCATGACCTTCGGCTACGTCGCCGCCCACCATGCCGGCGGCATCCCGCTCGCCAACAACCGTTCCTGA
- a CDS encoding NIPSNAP family protein: MRYEIATLTVRLGKAGAVVAAIDAALKAPEAKGRLLGCWASEIGTLNQVILLRGFTDEAELLSERQRLLASGNPFGAGEDIAKLAFDSYAPFPFLPPVQPGKLGAVYEIRTYMLKHGGVPATIAAWQAAVPARVELSPLVIAMYALDGPPRFTHIWPFSSLDQRAAVRADSVAKGIWPPKGGPEWLTGEMYSTIALPTAISPPA; the protein is encoded by the coding sequence ATGCGCTATGAAATTGCTACCCTCACCGTCCGTCTCGGCAAGGCGGGAGCTGTCGTCGCCGCGATCGACGCCGCACTGAAGGCGCCGGAGGCGAAGGGCCGCCTGCTCGGCTGCTGGGCCAGCGAGATCGGCACGCTCAACCAGGTCATCCTGCTGCGCGGCTTCACCGACGAGGCCGAATTGCTGTCCGAGCGCCAGCGCCTGCTCGCCAGCGGCAATCCGTTCGGCGCCGGCGAGGACATCGCCAAACTGGCCTTCGACAGCTATGCGCCCTTCCCCTTCCTGCCGCCGGTCCAGCCCGGCAAGCTCGGCGCCGTCTACGAAATCCGTACCTATATGCTGAAGCATGGCGGCGTGCCGGCAACGATTGCGGCCTGGCAGGCCGCTGTACCGGCGCGCGTCGAACTCTCGCCGCTCGTCATCGCCATGTATGCGCTCGACGGGCCGCCGCGCTTCACCCACATCTGGCCCTTCTCCAGCCTCGACCAGCGCGCCGCCGTCCGCGCCGACTCCGTCGCCAAAGGCATCTGGCCGCCGAAGGGCGGGCCGGAATGGCTGACCGGCGAGATGTACTCGACGATCGCGCTGCCGACCGCGATCTCGCCGCCGGCCTGA
- a CDS encoding TIM barrel protein — translation MPLMSLAYLTTVPLSSPDAVRLAAELGYDAVGLRALPAAPGGDTSPLIEDATLLAETRRAIADGVPVFDVEIIRLGADFSVEAIKPFLEVCGTLQARAVLVAGDDPDESRLTASFAAFCAAAAPYGLTGDLEFMPWTKVPDASTALRIVTAADQPNGRVLVDALHTGRSTTTLADIAAIPAARLSYAQLCDAPAEIPATTEGLIHTARQARLLPGEGGIDLVGIFSQLPAELPVSVEVPHLERTAQFGVREWARQALAASRTTLAARDAAVARGASLRTD, via the coding sequence ATGCCGCTGATGTCGCTCGCCTATCTCACTACCGTGCCACTGAGCTCGCCCGATGCGGTCCGGCTCGCCGCCGAGCTCGGCTATGACGCCGTCGGCCTGCGCGCGCTTCCGGCGGCGCCGGGCGGCGACACCAGCCCGCTGATCGAGGACGCCACGCTGCTGGCCGAGACCCGGCGCGCCATCGCCGATGGCGTGCCGGTCTTCGATGTCGAGATCATCCGGCTCGGCGCCGATTTCTCCGTCGAGGCGATCAAGCCCTTCCTCGAGGTCTGCGGCACGCTGCAGGCCCGCGCCGTGCTGGTCGCAGGCGATGATCCCGACGAGAGCCGCCTCACCGCCTCCTTCGCAGCCTTCTGCGCGGCGGCGGCGCCCTATGGCCTCACCGGCGATCTCGAATTCATGCCCTGGACGAAGGTTCCGGACGCCAGCACGGCACTGCGCATCGTCACCGCTGCCGACCAGCCCAATGGCCGCGTGCTGGTCGATGCGCTCCATACCGGCCGCTCCACGACCACGCTCGCCGACATCGCCGCGATCCCGGCCGCACGCCTGAGCTATGCCCAGCTCTGCGACGCTCCGGCCGAGATCCCCGCCACGACCGAAGGCCTGATCCACACCGCCCGGCAGGCCCGCCTGCTGCCGGGCGAAGGCGGCATCGACCTCGTCGGCATTTTCAGCCAGCTCCCGGCCGAATTGCCGGTCAGCGTCGAGGTTCCGCATCTCGAACGCACCGCGCAGTTCGGCGTGCGCGAATGGGCTCGCCAGGCCCTGGCGGCGTCGCGAACGACCTTGGCCGCCCGCGATGCGGCGGTGGCCAGGGGCGCGTCGCTGCGGACGGACTGA
- a CDS encoding SDR family oxidoreductase: MKTVLITGCSSGYGLETARHFLAQGWTVVATMRTPREDILPRSPALRILPLDVTDVDSIAAALAEAGPIDALVNNAGIGVVGAFEATPMEHIRKVFETNTFGTMAMCQAVIPQFRAQGSGAIVNVTSSVTLISMPLAAAYTASKQAIEGFTGSLAHELRHFGIRAKLVEPGYAPTTRFTENAGVRIEDLIPASYAAFAEPIFATFAKPALTTKESDVAEAVWQAANDLSGRLHFPAGADAVALAEMAGGRRG, from the coding sequence ATGAAGACGGTGCTGATCACCGGTTGCTCCTCGGGCTATGGCCTGGAGACCGCCCGCCATTTCCTCGCGCAGGGCTGGACCGTCGTCGCGACCATGCGCACGCCGCGCGAGGACATCCTGCCGCGCTCGCCGGCGCTGCGCATCCTCCCGCTCGACGTGACCGATGTGGACAGCATCGCGGCGGCGCTCGCGGAAGCCGGCCCGATCGACGCCCTCGTCAACAATGCCGGGATCGGCGTGGTCGGCGCCTTCGAGGCGACGCCGATGGAGCATATCCGCAAGGTCTTCGAGACCAACACCTTCGGGACGATGGCGATGTGCCAGGCGGTGATCCCGCAATTCCGGGCGCAGGGCTCCGGCGCGATCGTCAACGTCACCTCCAGCGTCACGCTGATCTCGATGCCGCTGGCGGCGGCCTATACGGCGAGCAAGCAGGCGATCGAGGGCTTCACCGGCTCGCTCGCTCACGAGCTCCGCCATTTCGGCATCAGGGCCAAGCTGGTCGAGCCGGGCTATGCGCCGACCACGCGCTTCACTGAGAACGCCGGCGTGCGCATCGAGGACCTGATCCCGGCGAGCTATGCCGCCTTCGCCGAGCCGATCTTCGCCACGTTTGCCAAGCCCGCCTTGACGACCAAGGAGAGCGATGTCGCAGAGGCCGTCTGGCAGGCGGCGAACGATCTGTCGGGCCGGCTCCACTTCCCGGCGGGCGCGGATGCAGTGGCGCTGGCGGAGATGGCCGGAGGCCGGCGCGGTTAG
- a CDS encoding AraC family transcriptional regulator: MIDPLAESISLLRPQAVFTKGISGAGRWAVRYADFGHPSFCAVVEGSCRLAVDGEEALTLAAGDFVLLPTTPGFTLSGFEPATPVLITPDLAPSPDTELRHGDPNGPPNVRLLGGYFIFDVDEAGLLVSLLPSQIQIRDIPRLSTLVRLLTEESAAQRPGRELVLGRLVEILLVEALRLTQAADAPAGLLRGLGDVRLAEAIRSIHAEPARAWTMARLAREAALSRSAFFERFARNVGVPPMEYLLGWRMALAKDLLRSRDIDLAEIAERVGYGSASTFSTAFSRHVGQPPGRYARNLAERAAAAELPISPRSRARTDRGRR; encoded by the coding sequence ATGATCGATCCGCTCGCCGAGAGCATCAGCCTGCTGCGGCCACAAGCGGTGTTCACCAAGGGCATCAGCGGCGCCGGACGCTGGGCCGTGCGCTATGCCGATTTCGGCCATCCCAGCTTCTGTGCGGTCGTCGAAGGCAGCTGCCGCCTCGCCGTCGACGGAGAGGAGGCCCTGACCCTGGCAGCCGGCGATTTCGTGCTGCTGCCGACCACGCCCGGCTTCACCCTGTCCGGCTTCGAGCCGGCGACGCCGGTGCTGATCACGCCCGATCTCGCGCCCTCGCCCGACACCGAGCTGCGCCATGGCGATCCCAACGGCCCGCCGAATGTGCGCCTGCTTGGCGGCTACTTCATCTTCGATGTCGACGAGGCCGGGCTGCTCGTCTCGCTGCTGCCGTCGCAGATCCAGATCCGCGACATCCCCCGGCTCTCGACCCTGGTGCGGCTCCTCACCGAGGAGTCCGCCGCGCAGCGGCCGGGCCGGGAGCTGGTGCTCGGCCGTCTCGTCGAGATCCTGCTGGTCGAGGCGCTCCGGCTGACGCAGGCGGCGGATGCGCCGGCGGGGCTGCTGCGCGGCCTCGGCGATGTCAGGCTGGCCGAGGCGATCCGTAGCATCCATGCCGAGCCGGCCCGCGCCTGGACGATGGCCCGGCTCGCCCGGGAGGCCGCGCTGTCGCGCTCGGCCTTCTTCGAGCGCTTCGCGCGCAATGTCGGCGTGCCGCCGATGGAATATCTGCTGGGCTGGCGGATGGCACTGGCCAAGGACCTGCTGCGCAGCCGCGACATCGATCTCGCCGAGATCGCCGAGCGGGTCGGCTATGGCTCAGCCAGCACCTTCAGCACGGCCTTCAGCCGCCATGTCGGGCAGCCGCCCGGCCGCTATGCTCGTAACCTCGCCGAGCGCGCGGCCGCAGCGGAGCTGCCTATTTCACCACGAAGCCGTGCGCGAACGGATCGCGGTCGTCGATGA